A stretch of DNA from Tachyglossus aculeatus isolate mTacAcu1 chromosome 5, mTacAcu1.pri, whole genome shotgun sequence:
GCTGCCTCCCTCACAGCCAGCCTCGGTGCCCCTCTGTCCCTGGAGCAGCCATTCTGGGAGGAGTTGGCCCTGAATGCCGTCTCTTCCCCGGTTGGTTTgcaactctccctccccaacGCGTGCCTCCCCCGCCAACCCCAGCCTGCCTCGGGCCTGAGCTGAGTGCCGTCTCCTCCCCAGCCGGCCTCAGTGGCCCTCTGGTCCCTGGAGCAGCCATTCTGGGTGGAGCTGGTCCAGGGCAGCAAGGTGAACGCGGACGAGAGGATGAAGGTAGGGGAGCCGCCGGCCCGTGAGGTGACGGGTGCTTTGCTGCACAAATGAGGCAGCTCCAGCTCCAGGGGAGAGAGCGGCTGGGGCGAGGGGGGCCGCGTGGAGCTGTCTGACCACATTACCCAGCATCCCTTTTGAGGGTGGTTTGTGTGATGGTTCAAaacaggaagaggggaagggggccagGCTAGCCAGTCTTGACATGAGGCTTCTAAGAAATCTCTACCGCCTGAGTTCTGGGTATCTGCCTTGCCGGGGAGTTGTGATGACCACACTGTCCCCAGAGATATGGCAGGAAGAGGGGACGCCGTGGCCCTTCTTGACTGGGATGGGGCAATAGAGGGCTGGTGGCCTTGTCCCACTTTGAGCAGCCCTGAGTGACCctggtgggtgaggggaggggattcAGGAAGGTGTCTTTcagttactcccctccccaactcccccagtGCACCCACCTGCCTCGTGGGGATCTGGGACTTTTTCCCATAACACTGGAGGGGAAACCGAGGTCCTGGAGGTGCCCAGCTGGTCTGCCCCAGGGCTGTGGAGTTCAGCAGGGTCTGAGGGCTTTGAGTTGGTACCGACCTCTCACCCCTGCAGTTGGTGGTCCAGGCCGGCCTCTTCCATGGGAACGAAATGCTTTGCAAGATGGTGTCGAGCTCGGAGGTGAATGTGTGCTCGGAGCCCGTGTGGAAGCAGCGGCTGGAGTTCGACATCAACGTCTGCGACCTGCCACGCATGGCGCGGCTCTGCTTCGCCCTCTACGCCGTCATCGAGAAGGCCAAGAAGGCCCGCTCGACCAAGAAGAAGTCCAAGAAGGCCGTAAGTGGGGCAGTctcaggggaggggcagggtggccACGGGGTTGTGGTGGAGAAAGCTCTCGTACTGGCACCGTCACGGTGACCCCAGGGACCAGGTTCTGTTCTGGGATCGCCCGGAAGGATGGGGAGTGGAGCCAGATTGCTCCGAGGACTGGGACGACTTGGGACGGGCCTGCAGATTGGGGGATCTGGGCTGAGGCCAGAGCCGCGGGGCAGCTGCTGTGAACCTTGGGGCAGCGATGGTTTGGGCGGTAGGGGTTCCCCACTCTGGGAGGTGAGAAGGGGCCAGGGCAGCGGGGCAGCTGAGAGGCAGCATTCTGGGTGCGAGGAGGGGACTGAGTCACTGGTGTTTTGCGTGTGAGTCACCTTGGGCCAACTTGCTGGAGGTGACTCAGGAACTGCTGACTCAGCTCAAGTCCTGATCAAGGACCCCCATCACCCGGTCCCAACTCGCCCCGGCGCTGAGGTTAATGTGGTATGTTTCGGGGATGTGTGTGGGGAGTGAGTCGAGGGGCAGAGCAGGGTTCAGAAATGTCAATGTAGTATAAGGGCTTCTGGGAGCTcggaaggaggatgggggtggagtGAGGAGGGCCAGAATAGAAGTGGAGTGAGGAGGGCCAGAATAAAGGTGGAGTGAAAAGGGCCACTACCCCTTGCCCCCCAGGAATCCAGTActgactttctgacacccagactgGTCTCCTCACCCTAcaggggagggatttgggggcaAGGGGAGCCCAAGTGAGcccaactctctccccacttccctcctgcCCCAGACAGGCaatttatccatcaatcagtggtatttaatgcttactgtgtctcttgcgctgtactaggcacttgggagagtattatacaacagttggtagacacattctgtgcccataaggagcttaaagtctagagatggggagagggacagtAAAATCAACTACTGacgggggaaatggcagagtgaaagAATAtgtaatgttgtggggctgagggtggggtgaatatcacgtgcttaagaggtacagacccgagtgtacaggtgatgcagaagggaaggcaggtAGGGAAAATgtggacttagtcagggaagcctcttggagaagatgtgattttaggaagactttaGAGGTCAGGAGAGTGGTGGTGGTCTGTCGAAGAGGAAGGCAGCGTGGGTTGGAGCTGAGGCCTTCTCACCAGAAAAGGCCAACTTCCATGtggatggggtgggggtcagCAGCCCCTGGTAGGGTTGGAAGGGGCAGGTGGGCAAGGTTTGGAGAGCTACAGGTCTTGTTCCCATTGGGAGCTCTCTGGAGTGAGTGAGGCTGGACATCCAGTCCAGACAGCCGAGGGAACCAAAGACAGTCACTCGGCCCCGGCAGTCCGGATCTGGGACTCCTGGCCGGTAGTGTCTTATTGATTTGCTTTGGGGAGACCAGCCAGAGGGGCTCAGTCCTATTTTATAACCCAAGGtccgggagaggctggaggaagggagaacccTAAACCAGGACTAGAGCCCTAGGGGTTGGAGGCTTAGGAtcccaatcaactaatcaattaatggtattttttgagcactttctgactgcagagcactgtactaagcacttagtagagtacagtgcaacggagttggtagatatgttttcaGTCTATAAGGTCCCAGTGCTGCTGCTGCAGTTTTCCCCACCAGTCTTGGGTCTGCCCGGGGCCTTGACTGGCAAAGGATTTCcagcttctagtaataataataatatattagttaagcgcttattatttgccaagcactgttctaagcactggggtagatacaagttaagcaggttggacacggttcaacACAGCTTCTGCTGGAAGCCCCTTTCCCCTAAGTGCCCCGACCCTCACATCCCTTGACCCCACCCAGGATTGCCCCATCGCTTGGGCCAACATCATGCTGTTCGACTACAAGGACCAGCTGAAGTCGGGGGAGTGCTGCCTGTACATGTGGTCCTCGGTGCCGGGTATGTGATGGTCCGGTCGGTCGGCCAGGCCTGCCCTGCGGGGCCGGGGGCCTGAAGGATGGggaccggggtggggaggagggtgagagaggagggagccTGCTGGTTGGTGAgagcttctcccctccccaatcccccttGTGCCTCCCAGATGAGAAGGGGGAGTTACTGAACCCCACGGGCACCGTGAGAAGTAACCCCAACACCGAGAGTGCGGCCGCTCTCGTCATCTGCATCCCCGAGGTGGCTCCGCATCCCGTCTACTACCCAGCCCTGGAGAGGGTGAGCGGGGGCGATTGTGAGGAGGTGGGGGTCCTGGCCCTCTGTTCAGCTGGAGCTGTgactgcccagtggaaagagtcctccACTCTTCTGTGCCCAGGGTGCTCAGGCCTGCGGCGGGGGCTGCCCCAGGGCCCGGAGTCCCTGCAAGGACTGAGACCTGGATGGTGTTGTCGGGGGGACGTTTGTGTTGCAGATCCTGGAGCTGGGGAAGAACGGGGAGCACGCTCGGTCCACAGAGGAGGAGGTATGGCCTAGTGCGCTCAGCCGGGGGCACCTCTCGGCCACAGGCTCCTCCGTTTAGGGGGCCAGTGTGTGCCCGGGCTCAGGCCTGCTGTCTGTCCCCAGGGAGGGGTAGTAGACCCGGTTTTCTGGATGGGCTTCCTCCCACACCCACCCACAGCCTCCCGCCTGCCTCGGCCAAACCCCtgagcccctgccccttccctgcagcagcagcagctgaaggAGATCCTGGACCGGAAGCTGTCGGGGGAGCTGTACGAGCACGAAAAGGACCTTGTGTGGAAGATGCGGCATGAGATCCAGGAGCAGTTCCCCGAGGCGCTGGCCCGCCTGCTGCTGGTCACCAAATGGAACAAGCATGAGGATGTGGCCCAGGTTGTGGGGGGGATGCCTGGGGGTCCTAGAGGGGGGCCGTGTGGGTgccggggaagggggagggtctCTGAGCGAGGATTTGACTCAGGTGAGGAGTGGGAGCCCTGAGAGCACCTCTGGGCCAGTTCCAAGTGAGGGCGGGACCCAGGGGGTAAAGGAGGGGGCATCTCTGCGTGCGGATGTGGGCGGGGTGACTGGCAGGACTCAGGGTTATCCTACAGGTTGCCGGAGACAGAGTGGGGAAAGCCTCTGCCTCTTCGGGCACcaacccttctctcctccaacccTGCTGCTCTCAGATGCTCTTCCTGCTCCGCTCTTGGCCCGAGCTGCCAGTCCTGAGTGCCCTGGAGCTGCTGGATTTCAGCTTCCCAGACCGCCACGTGGGCTCTTTCGCCATCAAGTCCCTGCGGAAACTGACGTGAGTTTGTGATGGGGTTGGGAACGTGAGAGGGTATTGGGGCCCATTCATCCTCCCCTGGTCACCGCGGCAGAATGCACACTCCAGGGGCCCGTACCCCTGGCTCCGCAGCGGATGAGCCCAGGGTGATGGGGTGATGGGGCTGCGTGGGACTACACCACGCAGAGATCTTTGGGCCTAttcactctccttctctacctggtCTTACACTGAGGTGGCCGTGACACGCCAGAGGGAGGCTTCCTCAACCTGGTTCCTGGTTCTAGGGCCTTCTTGGGCCCCCAACAGcccctcctccctggccctcTTGGGGTTGGGGAGCTTCCAGCTGGACACTGCCCGCTCTGCCATCTCCCCCTGCTAACCCCCTGTGACCATCCAGGGACGACGAGCTGTTCCAGTACCTGCTGCAGCTGGTGCAGGTGCTCAAATACGAGTCGTACCTGGACTGCGAGCTGACCAAGTTCCTCCTGGACCGGGCCTTGACCAACCGCAAGATCGGCCACTTCCTCTTCTGGCATCTCCGGTACGTGCCCGACCCGGGCATTGGGGGCTGGCGTTGGAGCCATTGTGGCGATATGGGGAGGCCAGGGGGACTTCGGGGCTGTGTACTCCTTCCCTTTGGGCCTGGGCCGGACCCAGCTGGACCTCCTGATACCAACTGGCACTGTAGCCTCCGGGCTTGTGGCCCGAGGTCAGTCAGCAGAGCACCTGCCGTGGGTGGAGCAggggactaagtgcctgggggagaatacgatagagttagtagacacaattcctgccctcaacaggtTTACGGTCTAGGAGGGTGGTTGTAAGCATGCAAGTGTGAAGGTGGTGCAGGAGCACTGAAGTGGCAGTTGCCCTTCCTTGCAATTTATCTTAAGTATCTGGCTCCACTGCTAGATtatcaactccttgtgggaaggcagCAGATCTTctaactcttctgtactctcccataatacttcactctgcactgTTGGCactcaatacattgattgattgaatgataatctgaggattagaaattaattgggaaagccaCCTGGAGGAGCCTGATTTCTgtagggcttttaaggtgggCAGAACAGTTTGGACAGGGaattgtctgcttattgttatattgtactgtcccaagcgcttagtacagtgctctggatatggtaagcgctcagtatggttgaatgaatgaatggtctgccgcatgtgaagcgggagggaatcccaggcaaggggaagggaatgagcaAGCGGTCGGTGATGGGGAGAgatgcagatgaggcacagttaataataataataataataataataataataatggcatttattaagcacttactatgtgtaaagcactgttctaagagctggggaggttacaaggtgatcaggttgtcccagtggggctcacagtcttaatccccattttacagatgaggtaactgaggcacagagaagttaaatgacttgcccaaagtcacacagctgacaagtggctgagccaggatttgaacccatgacctctgactccaaagcccgtgctctttccactgagccacgctgcggctggttggagaggaacaaggagtgtgagctgaggtgtagtgggagaagcgaATGGGTTAAGTAAGCAGAGAGCTGAGTGAGTGTCTCGGAGCCGACGGTCAGGAATTTCTACTCCATGCAAAGACtagtgggcaaccaatggaggtttttgaggcgtggggagatgtgtgcaggaggatgttgtagaaaaatgatccaggcagccaagtgaagtttggcccagggaggtcagtgagaaggctggttcATGAATCAAGCTGAGGTAGGACTGGTGGCCGTTTGGTtggggaagaaggggcagattctggaacgGCCGGATTCTGGGCGGCTGGACAGACCGCCGGTAGAACTTGCTGATCTCTTGGGGAACCCTCCTCGCCGGCCTGGgctcccacccccggcccggaCCTTCCGGTCGGCTGCCTGCGCCGGGCTAGGGGGGTGATCGGTCTGCCCTGACCCGTTCACCCACCCCAGGTCGGAGATGCACGTCCCGTCGGTGGCCCTGCGGTTCGGGCTCATCATGGAGGCATACTGCCGCGGCAGCAACCACCACATGAAGGTGTTGATGAAGCAGGTGAGacacccgccccccgccccccacgccCCTCCAGCCTGTGgtcacctctcccttcctcccccacgctgaccctgccctgccctgaccccggcccacatcatcccccgggcctggaatgccctccctctgcccatccgccaagcttcctcccttcaaggccctactgagagctcacctcctccaggaggccttcccagactgagccccttccttcctctccccctcgcccccctctccatccccccatcttacctccttcccttccccacagcacctgtatatatgtatatttgtacatatttattactctgttttacttgtacatatctattctatttattttattttgttagtatgtttggttttgttctctgtctcccccttttagactgtgagcccactgttgggtagggactgtctctatatgttgccaacttgtacttcccaagtgcttagtacagtgctctgcacacagtaagcgctcagtaaacacgattgatgatgattgatgatgactgtctctatatgttgccaacttgtacttcccaagcgcttagtacagtgctctgcacacagtaagcgctcaataaatacgattgattgattgattgctccctccCCGCCAGggtgaagcgctcaacaaaatgaAATCGCTGAACGACTATGTCAAAGTGAACTCCCAGAAGACCCCCAAGCCCCAGGCCAAGGAGCTGATGCACACATGCATGCGACAGGAGACGGTCCTGGAGGCGCTCTCCAACCTGCAGTCCCCACTCAACCCCAGTACCTTACTGGCTGACGTCTGGTAAGAGCTGGCCACCACTGGCCCCAGACCCGTTCCCTCGGCCGGGTCCCTCCCTCTGACCCGGCAGGCCGATCGCTGAGCTGGGGTGGGAGGAACGGGCCGCCGCTGACGGCCCCGGGCGCCCCGTCTCCCCAGTGTGGAGCAGTGTACCTTCATGGACTCCAAGATGAAGCCGCTGTGGATCGTGTACAGCAATGAGGAGGTGACAGGGAGCAGCAGCGTGGGCATCATCTTTAAGAACGGTGATGGTGAGTAGGCGAGGCGGTGACCCTCGGGCACCCGGGGCTTCCCGAATGGGGCCGGGCCCTCCTGGGGATAGGCACTGGCTGGAGGCTACCCTTCTTCCCGTTAGGTCTGGATTGACCTCTCTGCTTTCCCTATGGGGAACCAGGGGGAGCGGACATGCCACCTCGGGGCCTCCTGGGAACTGAGTTGGGGTCGAGCCCCACGAGGAGAGTGGTGGGGTCTGGCCAGGGAGGGGACTTGGGCCTGGAGGCCCTAAGGGATGTGCCTGTGTCCTCTTGGGGGTGGCTTGACAGACCTCCGGCAGGACATGCTGACCCTGCAGATGATCCAGCTGATGGACGTGCTGTGGAAGCAGGAGGGGCTGGATCTGAGGTGAGTCCCGGCCTCTTCCCGTGCGAGGCTGCCGCGGagcagggggaagacgtggagCCGTGCGGCCAGGGGTGGGCAGCTGGTGACGGCTCACTCAGCCCCTGTGGGGGAGCCCCGGAGGAGTGGGGTGGGCAGGCAGACAGAGTGTTCTTTGGGGTCTTTGGGGAGTGATGATGCCTCACTCCCATAAGCCTCGCGCCCCAGGATCTGGACATGCAAGAGGCtttgccctgctctccctcctccccttcctcgggCTGGACGGGGCCGGTGCCAAGGCCCGGGGATCGGACCGGCCCCGCAAAGCCCCCTCCTCAGCCGTGGCTCTGGCTGCCTCCCGCAGGATGACGCCCTATGGCTGCCTGTCCACGGGTGACCGGACGGGGCTCATCGAGGTGGTGCTGCGCTCGGATACCATCGCCAACATCCAGCTCAACAAGAGCAACATGGCCGCCACAGCCGCCTTCAACAAAGACGCACTGCTCAACTGGCTCAAGTCCAAGAACCCAGGGTGGGTCGGGA
This window harbors:
- the PIK3CD gene encoding phosphatidylinositol 4,5-bisphosphate 3-kinase catalytic subunit delta isoform isoform X1; this encodes MAPGVDCPMELWSKEENQVLVDFLLPTGVYLNFPVSRNANLSSIKEILWRQAKREPLFHMLSDPEAYVFTCINQTAEQQELEDEQRRLCDIQPFLPFLRLVAREGDRAKKLINSQISLLIGKGLHEFDSLRDPEVNDFRSKMRLFCEETAAQRQQLDWEAWMRYNFPLQLEPLAVARSPESLPLTKTLLVVVKFEGNEESFTIQVSPKDIPLVLMASALKKKATVFRHPAVERPEDYTLQVNGKYEYLYGNYPLYQFQYVCSCLHEGYTPHLTMVHCSSIVAMRDEQSHGSAQVPKLRPKPPPIPLKKPASVALWSLEQPFWVELVQGSKVNADERMKLVVQAGLFHGNEMLCKMVSSSEVNVCSEPVWKQRLEFDINVCDLPRMARLCFALYAVIEKAKKARSTKKKSKKADCPIAWANIMLFDYKDQLKSGECCLYMWSSVPDEKGELLNPTGTVRSNPNTESAAALVICIPEVAPHPVYYPALERILELGKNGEHARSTEEEQQQLKEILDRKLSGELYEHEKDLVWKMRHEIQEQFPEALARLLLVTKWNKHEDVAQMLFLLRSWPELPVLSALELLDFSFPDRHVGSFAIKSLRKLTDDELFQYLLQLVQVLKYESYLDCELTKFLLDRALTNRKIGHFLFWHLRSEMHVPSVALRFGLIMEAYCRGSNHHMKVLMKQGEALNKMKSLNDYVKVNSQKTPKPQAKELMHTCMRQETVLEALSNLQSPLNPSTLLADVCVEQCTFMDSKMKPLWIVYSNEEVTGSSSVGIIFKNGDDLRQDMLTLQMIQLMDVLWKQEGLDLRMTPYGCLSTGDRTGLIEVVLRSDTIANIQLNKSNMAATAAFNKDALLNWLKSKNPGDALERAIEEFTLSCAGYCVATYVLGIGDRHSDNIMIRETGQLFHIDFGHFLGNFKTKFGINRERVPFILTYDFVHVIQQGRTNNSEKFERFRDYCERAYTILRRHGLLFLHLFALMRAAGLPELSCSKDIQYLKDSLALGKTDDEALKHFRVKFNEALRESWKTKVNWLAHNVSKDNRQ
- the PIK3CD gene encoding phosphatidylinositol 4,5-bisphosphate 3-kinase catalytic subunit delta isoform isoform X2, whose protein sequence is MAPGVDCPMELWSKEENQVLVDFLLPTGVYLNFPVSRNANLSSIKEILWRQAKREPLFHMLSDPEAYVFTCINQTAEQQELEDEQRRLCDIQPFLPFLRLVAREGDRAKKLINSQISLLIGKGLHEFDSLRDPEVNDFRSKMRLFCEETAAQRQQLDWEAWMRYNFPLQLEPLAVARSPESLPLTKTLLVVVKFEGNEESFTIQVSPKDIPLVLMASALKKKATVFRHPAVERPEDYTLQYVCSCLHEGYTPHLTMVHCSSIVAMRDEQSHGSAQVPKLRPKPPPIPLKKPASVALWSLEQPFWVELVQGSKVNADERMKLVVQAGLFHGNEMLCKMVSSSEVNVCSEPVWKQRLEFDINVCDLPRMARLCFALYAVIEKAKKARSTKKKSKKADCPIAWANIMLFDYKDQLKSGECCLYMWSSVPDEKGELLNPTGTVRSNPNTESAAALVICIPEVAPHPVYYPALERILELGKNGEHARSTEEEQQQLKEILDRKLSGELYEHEKDLVWKMRHEIQEQFPEALARLLLVTKWNKHEDVAQMLFLLRSWPELPVLSALELLDFSFPDRHVGSFAIKSLRKLTDDELFQYLLQLVQVLKYESYLDCELTKFLLDRALTNRKIGHFLFWHLRSEMHVPSVALRFGLIMEAYCRGSNHHMKVLMKQGEALNKMKSLNDYVKVNSQKTPKPQAKELMHTCMRQETVLEALSNLQSPLNPSTLLADVCVEQCTFMDSKMKPLWIVYSNEEVTGSSSVGIIFKNGDDLRQDMLTLQMIQLMDVLWKQEGLDLRMTPYGCLSTGDRTGLIEVVLRSDTIANIQLNKSNMAATAAFNKDALLNWLKSKNPGDALERAIEEFTLSCAGYCVATYVLGIGDRHSDNIMIRETGQLFHIDFGHFLGNFKTKFGINRERVPFILTYDFVHVIQQGRTNNSEKFERFRDYCERAYTILRRHGLLFLHLFALMRAAGLPELSCSKDIQYLKDSLALGKTDDEALKHFRVKFNEALRESWKTKVNWLAHNVSKDNRQ